In Colwellia sp. PAMC 20917, a single genomic region encodes these proteins:
- a CDS encoding alpha/beta fold hydrolase has protein sequence MTINNLLKGAYISGQGTPVVLLHSSLSSARQWQPLVKLLEPHYLVINIDLLSYGNAEKVADELNYNFDVEINRIKKIITHVAQHQSFHLVGHSCGGAIALKLAIENPEKILSLSLYEPVAFHLLEQRSDARMLADNFANKVNIDDRYQAAEIFTDFWNQTGFFKALPQKIQDIMARDMPKVSLDFKGLISEKYTLTDLSGLTCKVLMMTGEHSPELSQSLANQIKASLPNIEHQHFPTGHMGPVSHSGLIHPAIARFIAD, from the coding sequence ATGACCATAAATAATCTACTAAAAGGTGCCTATATTTCAGGGCAGGGAACACCGGTTGTACTTCTTCATAGTTCGCTAAGTTCAGCCAGACAATGGCAGCCCTTAGTCAAACTGCTTGAACCTCACTACTTAGTCATCAATATTGATTTGCTCAGTTATGGTAATGCAGAAAAAGTCGCTGATGAATTAAATTATAATTTTGATGTTGAAATTAACCGTATTAAAAAAATTATTACTCATGTTGCTCAACATCAGTCTTTCCATTTGGTCGGGCATTCTTGTGGCGGCGCGATTGCCTTAAAGCTAGCCATAGAGAATCCAGAAAAAATATTAAGTCTTTCTTTATATGAGCCAGTTGCGTTTCATTTACTTGAACAAAGAAGTGACGCTCGAATGTTAGCGGATAACTTTGCTAACAAAGTTAATATCGATGATAGGTATCAGGCGGCAGAGATATTCACTGATTTTTGGAACCAAACAGGTTTTTTCAAAGCACTACCACAAAAAATACAGGATATAATGGCAAGAGATATGCCTAAGGTGAGTTTAGACTTTAAAGGTTTAATATCAGAGAAATATACCTTAACCGATCTAAGTGGTCTTACTTGTAAAGTGTTAATGATGACAGGTGAACACAGTCCTGAACTGAGCCAATCATTAGCCAATCAAATTAAAGCCAGTTTACCCAATATTGAACATCAACATTTTCCAACCGGACATATGGGGCCGGTAAGCCATAGTGGCTTAATTCATCCAGCGATTGCTCGCTTTATTGCAGATTGA
- a CDS encoding SDR family oxidoreductase, translating to MDINLQGKSALVCGSSQGIGKACAIELAHLGANVTLFSRNQAALELVKAELDTTQDQKHQVLIADFSNTEQVKTVINAHINASGGYDILINNTGGPAPGPANVAGVDEFINAFNLHLVSNHHLVQALIPSMKEKQYGRIINVISTSVKQPLNGLGVSNTIRGAVASWAKTLANELGEFGITVNNVLPGATATARLDAIISGKAKKQNISIEQATLNEKAIIPMRRFAKPEEFAAAAAFLASPAAGYITGINLPVDGGRTSCL from the coding sequence ATGGATATAAATCTTCAAGGTAAAAGCGCATTGGTCTGTGGTTCAAGTCAAGGGATCGGTAAAGCCTGTGCGATTGAGCTTGCTCACTTAGGCGCTAACGTCACACTATTCTCACGTAATCAAGCAGCCCTAGAATTAGTCAAAGCTGAGCTTGATACAACTCAAGACCAAAAGCACCAAGTATTAATCGCTGACTTTTCAAATACAGAGCAAGTAAAAACCGTGATCAATGCACATATTAACGCATCGGGTGGTTATGATATTTTAATCAATAATACTGGTGGCCCCGCACCTGGACCGGCCAATGTGGCTGGTGTCGATGAATTTATCAACGCCTTCAATTTACACTTAGTGTCTAACCATCACTTGGTTCAAGCACTTATCCCTAGTATGAAAGAAAAGCAATATGGCCGTATTATCAATGTTATTTCTACGTCTGTTAAGCAACCGCTCAATGGCCTAGGTGTCTCAAATACCATACGTGGTGCAGTGGCGAGCTGGGCGAAAACCTTAGCAAATGAATTGGGTGAATTTGGTATTACTGTCAATAATGTCTTACCCGGGGCTACAGCAACCGCTCGTTTGGATGCCATTATTTCAGGGAAAGCCAAGAAACAAAACATTTCAATTGAACAGGCTACACTTAACGAAAAAGCAATTATTCCAATGCGCCGTTTTGCTAAACCCGAAGAATTTGCAGCTGCGGCCGCTTTTTTAGCATCGCCTGCTGCTGGCTATATCACAGGTATTAACTTACCCGTCGATGGTGGCAGAACCTCGTGCTTATAA
- a CDS encoding aldehyde dehydrogenase has protein sequence MLNENNIIENFIDGQYQAPINNNYLDNIEPATGLVYGQIPNSDIADVEQAVTAAERALPAWRALALEQRADYLIAIAQEIENQLEPLALAEATDNGKPVSLARMVDIPRAASNFKFFAHACSQFASESHAIAHTAINYTLRQPVGIVGCISPWNLPLYLFTWKIAPALAAGNCVIAKPSEITPKTAAMLGAICLKVGLPKGVLNILHGTGASVGAAICNHPKIKAISFTGGSATGAAIATQLAPKFKKLSLELGGKNPALIFDDCHFESTVEEVFRASFANQGQICLCASRLYIQRGIYEKFKNALVAKAQALVPQDPLLNETKMGAIVSKAHLEKVLGYIDLAKKEGGTILAGGEQVLLPGRCEQGYFLQPTIIEGLSNDASCNQQEIFGPVITLQLFDTDEQALALANESQYGLAATIWTQNINRAHQLAEQINTGIVWINCWLLRDLRTPFGGMNHSGVGREGGLEAMRFFTEPKNVCIKYS, from the coding sequence ATGCTCAATGAAAATAATATTATTGAAAACTTTATTGATGGCCAATATCAAGCGCCCATCAATAATAATTATTTAGATAATATTGAGCCGGCCACGGGGTTAGTTTACGGCCAAATACCCAATAGTGATATCGCTGATGTTGAACAAGCTGTTACAGCAGCAGAACGCGCCCTGCCAGCATGGCGGGCCTTAGCTTTAGAACAACGTGCCGACTATTTAATTGCCATAGCACAAGAAATTGAAAATCAACTTGAACCCTTAGCACTTGCCGAAGCCACAGACAATGGTAAACCGGTTTCTTTAGCGCGAATGGTCGATATTCCACGTGCGGCAAGTAACTTTAAATTCTTTGCTCATGCCTGTTCACAATTCGCTAGTGAATCTCATGCGATTGCTCATACGGCAATCAATTACACCTTGCGCCAACCTGTTGGTATTGTCGGCTGTATTTCCCCTTGGAATTTACCGCTGTATTTATTTACTTGGAAAATAGCACCAGCACTCGCTGCAGGTAATTGCGTGATTGCTAAACCCTCTGAAATAACCCCAAAAACGGCGGCAATGCTCGGCGCTATTTGTCTGAAAGTCGGTTTGCCTAAAGGTGTTTTAAATATATTACACGGAACAGGTGCAAGTGTTGGCGCTGCAATATGTAACCACCCTAAAATTAAAGCGATCTCATTCACTGGTGGCTCAGCAACGGGGGCAGCAATAGCAACTCAGCTTGCACCAAAATTTAAAAAGCTATCATTAGAACTAGGTGGAAAAAACCCCGCCTTAATCTTTGATGACTGTCATTTTGAAAGTACCGTTGAAGAAGTCTTTCGCGCCAGCTTTGCGAATCAAGGTCAAATCTGTTTATGTGCTTCACGTTTATATATTCAACGGGGCATATATGAAAAATTCAAAAACGCATTAGTGGCAAAAGCACAAGCGCTTGTGCCACAAGACCCTTTACTTAATGAAACAAAAATGGGCGCGATTGTCTCCAAAGCCCATTTAGAAAAAGTACTTGGCTATATTGATTTAGCTAAAAAAGAAGGTGGTACTATTTTAGCGGGCGGTGAACAAGTGCTATTACCTGGTCGCTGTGAACAAGGTTATTTTTTACAACCGACTATCATTGAAGGCTTAAGTAATGACGCGAGTTGCAACCAGCAAGAGATCTTTGGCCCTGTTATTACCTTACAACTGTTTGATACTGACGAACAAGCACTAGCTCTTGCCAACGAAAGCCAATATGGCTTAGCGGCGACCATTTGGACGCAAAATATTAATAGAGCGCATCAACTCGCTGAACAAATAAATACCGGAATTGTGTGGATCAATTGTTGGTTACTGCGTGATTTACGAACGCCTTTTGGTGGTATGAATCATTCAGGTGTTGGTCGAGAAGGTGGTTTAGAAGCCATGCGATTTTTTACTGAACCCAAAAATGTATGCATAAAATACTCATAG
- a CDS encoding aldehyde dehydrogenase family protein, whose amino-acid sequence MVWINCWLLRDLRTPFGGMNHSGVGREGGLEAMRFFTEPKNVCIKYS is encoded by the coding sequence ATTGTGTGGATAAATTGTTGGTTACTGCGTGATTTACGAACGCCTTTTGGTGGTATGAATCATTCAGGTGTTGGCCGAGAAGGCGGTTTAGAAGCCATGCGATTTTTTACTGAACCCAAAAATGTATGCATAAAATACTCATAG
- a CDS encoding RidA family protein: protein MSDVKIKTSLNPKIINAELAPKPVGLYPHARQVGDLLFLSGVGPRKAGCKDIPGVVLDEQGKIKSYDIEAQCHSVFTNIRLILEASNANWMDLVDVTVFLTNMDDDFTTYNRIYAEYFADNQPCRTTVEINKLPTPIAIELKCIAALNQHKKPQTKTTGE from the coding sequence ATGAGCGATGTTAAAATTAAAACGTCTTTGAACCCGAAAATAATCAACGCGGAACTAGCACCAAAACCGGTAGGTTTATACCCTCACGCCCGACAAGTAGGCGATTTATTATTTCTTTCTGGTGTTGGCCCAAGAAAAGCGGGTTGCAAAGATATCCCTGGGGTTGTATTGGACGAGCAAGGTAAAATTAAAAGTTACGATATTGAAGCGCAATGTCATAGTGTATTCACCAATATTCGCTTAATTCTTGAAGCGTCAAATGCAAACTGGATGGACTTGGTCGATGTCACCGTATTTTTAACCAATATGGATGACGACTTCACCACCTACAATCGTATTTACGCAGAATACTTTGCCGATAACCAACCTTGTCGAACCACGGTTGAAATTAACAAATTACCAACGCCCATTGCCATTGAACTTAAATGTATCGCTGCGTTGAATCAACATAAAAAGCCTCAGACTAAAACGACGGGGGAATAG
- a CDS encoding 3-hydroxyanthranilate 3,4-dioxygenase: protein MSTLKNSIAMPFNLHAWIDEHRHLLKPPVCNKKIFEQDNFIVMIVGGPNNRNDYHYNATPELFYQIEGEMVLSVIDGSVEKNDHHDPENFQDIKIKAGEIFLLPPKMLHSPQRFENSVGLVVEQKRANNQKDALYWFCPDCKKQLYTEAFYLDNIETDLPKVFTRFYDTPDNCTCQQCGTTVTKG, encoded by the coding sequence ATGTCAACGTTAAAAAACAGCATCGCTATGCCTTTTAATTTACATGCTTGGATTGATGAACATCGCCATTTACTTAAACCTCCCGTTTGTAATAAAAAAATTTTTGAACAAGACAATTTTATTGTGATGATTGTCGGCGGCCCTAATAATCGTAACGATTATCACTATAACGCAACCCCTGAATTATTTTATCAAATTGAAGGCGAAATGGTGCTTTCAGTGATTGATGGTTCGGTTGAAAAGAATGATCATCATGATCCCGAAAATTTTCAGGATATAAAAATTAAAGCTGGCGAGATATTCTTACTGCCACCAAAGATGTTGCATTCCCCACAACGCTTTGAAAATAGCGTAGGTTTAGTGGTTGAACAAAAGCGAGCAAATAATCAAAAAGATGCACTTTATTGGTTTTGTCCTGACTGCAAAAAACAACTCTACACAGAAGCTTTTTATCTCGATAATATAGAAACAGACTTACCTAAAGTATTCACCCGTTTTTATGACACACCTGACAATTGCACTTGTCAGCAATGTGGCACAACAGTGACGAAGGGATAA
- a CDS encoding amidohydrolase family protein, whose amino-acid sequence MLKIDIHTHILPKTWPNLREKYGYGGFVSLDHHKCGCARMMVDEKFFREIDHNCWDPKVRLDDCKKHHVDVQVLSTVPVMFNYWAKPKDTLDLSMYLNDHIAGIVNDHPKRFVGLGTLPMQSPDLAIKELERCMKIGLSGIQIGSHINEWNLDQKELFPIFEAAQDLGAAVFVHPWDMMAKEKMPKYWLPWLVGMPAESSLAICSMIFGGVLQRLPKLKIAFAHGGGSFPSTIGRIEHGFNVRPDLCAVDCPINPRDFLPQIYLDSLVHDELALKYLVDLMGPDNIALGTDYPFPLGELEPGKLIENSQFSDDIKEKLLHGSALKWLGLSKEQFL is encoded by the coding sequence ATGTTAAAGATAGATATTCACACGCATATATTACCGAAGACCTGGCCTAATTTACGTGAAAAATACGGTTACGGGGGGTTTGTCAGTTTAGATCATCATAAATGTGGCTGTGCCCGAATGATGGTTGATGAAAAGTTTTTTCGTGAAATAGACCATAATTGTTGGGACCCTAAAGTTCGACTTGACGACTGTAAAAAGCACCATGTAGACGTACAAGTACTTTCAACGGTTCCTGTGATGTTTAACTACTGGGCAAAACCGAAAGATACTCTAGATTTATCGATGTATTTGAATGATCACATTGCCGGCATTGTTAACGACCACCCTAAGCGTTTTGTAGGGTTAGGTACTTTACCTATGCAATCGCCAGACCTTGCAATAAAAGAACTTGAACGTTGCATGAAAATTGGTTTGTCGGGCATTCAAATTGGTTCTCATATTAATGAATGGAATTTAGACCAAAAAGAGTTATTCCCTATTTTTGAAGCCGCACAAGACTTAGGTGCAGCTGTTTTTGTTCACCCATGGGACATGATGGCGAAAGAAAAAATGCCTAAGTATTGGTTGCCATGGCTCGTTGGTATGCCTGCAGAGTCAAGCTTAGCGATATGCTCGATGATCTTTGGCGGCGTACTACAACGTTTACCTAAACTAAAAATAGCCTTTGCTCATGGTGGTGGTTCATTTCCATCAACTATTGGTCGTATTGAACACGGGTTTAATGTTCGTCCTGATTTATGTGCGGTTGACTGCCCTATTAACCCACGAGATTTTCTTCCTCAAATTTATCTGGATTCATTAGTACATGATGAATTAGCACTGAAATATTTAGTCGATTTGATGGGGCCAGACAATATTGCCTTGGGTACTGATTACCCATTTCCATTGGGTGAATTAGAACCTGGAAAGCTTATCGAGAATAGTCAGTTTTCTGATGATATTAAAGAAAAGTTACTGCATGGTTCAGCGCTTAAATGGTTAGGATTATCAAAAGAGCAATTTTTATGA
- a CDS encoding cyclase family protein encodes MSIANTKVNVKNSTIKITIELQNASYQVNIANSWSLAIPVNFNQPTQQPNHFSANAALASPMQAGGFVGDTKQGGSCNVNELTINPHCNGTHTESIAHICDFSMNSHAVNNGIKNETQAKTLAELNLPALMPCVVISLTPELAIESKENYSPDFSKHDVIISKSALKKALVDYHNEQLQALVIRSLPNNSSKKHQAYNSENQPAFFSREAILYLNERGVEHLIVDLPSIDRLHDEGLMTCHHLFWQVNEGSQQVNENSLVNKTITEIAFIDNEIPDDFYFINIQTPAFHNDAAPSRPVLFSAKEFNAKEMSK; translated from the coding sequence ATGAGTATCGCGAACACGAAAGTTAACGTTAAAAATAGCACGATAAAAATAACCATAGAACTTCAAAATGCTAGTTATCAAGTCAATATAGCAAACTCATGGTCATTGGCTATTCCTGTTAACTTTAATCAACCAACGCAACAGCCTAATCACTTTTCTGCAAATGCGGCTCTAGCCAGTCCAATGCAAGCGGGGGGTTTTGTTGGTGATACGAAACAAGGTGGCAGTTGCAATGTAAATGAATTGACGATTAATCCGCATTGTAACGGTACCCATACAGAATCTATCGCACATATTTGTGACTTTTCAATGAACAGTCATGCTGTCAATAATGGTATCAAAAATGAAACGCAGGCAAAGACATTAGCAGAACTTAACTTACCCGCGTTAATGCCCTGCGTTGTAATATCATTAACACCTGAATTAGCTATAGAAAGTAAGGAGAATTACAGCCCTGACTTTTCTAAACATGATGTAATCATCAGTAAATCTGCACTTAAGAAAGCACTTGTTGATTATCACAATGAGCAATTACAAGCGTTGGTTATTCGAAGTTTGCCAAATAACAGTAGCAAAAAACATCAAGCCTATAACAGTGAGAATCAACCTGCTTTTTTCAGCCGTGAAGCCATTTTATATTTGAATGAACGTGGTGTTGAACACCTAATAGTAGATCTGCCATCAATTGACCGCTTACATGATGAAGGATTAATGACTTGTCACCATTTATTTTGGCAAGTTAATGAAGGTAGTCAGCAAGTAAACGAAAATAGCTTAGTGAATAAGACGATTACCGAAATAGCGTTTATTGATAATGAGATCCCTGATGACTTTTATTTTATCAATATTCAAACACCGGCTTTTCATAATGATGCAGCACCAAGTCGCCCTGTCCTATTTTCAGCAAAAGAATTTAATGCTAAAGAAATGAGTAAATAA
- the kynU gene encoding kynureninase codes for MTITNKTINNRTTLAYAQALDLNDPLAKMREQFAIPKQANGEDEYYFTGNSLGLQPKLAREYVIELLDSWGQRGVKGHFEGEHPWLPYHEFLTKQSALLVGGKNEEVVMMNSLTTNLHLMMVSFYQPQGKRTKILIEDHAFPSDHYAVESQLKHHKQDVDKNMLLWTPRAGEELLNTDDLYQIIEQQGDEIALILLPGVQYYTGQVLDMKTITEKAHAKGIMVGFDLAHAVGNIEMELHNWQVDFACWCSYKYLNSGAGSVAGCFVHETHSANSNSETQVNRFAGWWGHDKSTRFKMENNFKPIATAEGWQLSNPPVLSLAAIRGALDTIKMAGGISELRKKSVKLTQYMTELIASELGDKIRIITPSNQAERGCQLSLMINVKGLDGKAMFNALEENGVTTDWREPNVIRVAPVPLYNQFQDIYHFVRLLKECLQ; via the coding sequence ATGACTATTACTAATAAAACAATAAATAATAGAACGACATTAGCATACGCCCAAGCACTAGATCTTAATGATCCGTTAGCAAAAATGCGTGAGCAGTTTGCTATTCCCAAACAAGCGAATGGAGAAGATGAGTATTATTTTACGGGTAACTCTCTAGGCTTACAGCCAAAACTTGCTCGCGAATATGTTATTGAACTACTCGACTCTTGGGGACAAAGAGGCGTAAAAGGACATTTTGAAGGGGAGCACCCGTGGCTGCCCTACCACGAGTTTTTAACCAAGCAATCAGCATTATTAGTGGGGGGGAAAAATGAAGAAGTGGTGATGATGAATTCATTAACCACAAACTTACATTTAATGATGGTGAGTTTTTATCAACCCCAAGGTAAACGTACTAAAATACTGATTGAAGATCATGCGTTCCCTTCTGATCATTACGCCGTGGAATCTCAACTAAAACATCACAAACAAGATGTTGATAAGAATATGCTGCTGTGGACACCAAGAGCAGGCGAAGAATTATTAAACACTGATGATTTATATCAAATTATTGAACAACAAGGCGATGAAATAGCCCTGATATTATTGCCCGGTGTTCAGTACTACACTGGTCAAGTGCTGGATATGAAAACCATCACTGAAAAAGCGCACGCGAAAGGTATCATGGTGGGTTTTGATTTAGCCCACGCCGTTGGCAACATCGAAATGGAACTGCATAACTGGCAAGTCGACTTTGCATGTTGGTGCAGTTACAAATATTTAAACAGTGGTGCGGGCTCTGTTGCTGGTTGTTTTGTTCATGAAACGCATAGCGCTAATTCAAACAGTGAAACGCAAGTGAACCGCTTTGCGGGTTGGTGGGGACACGACAAGTCAACCCGATTTAAAATGGAAAACAATTTTAAGCCTATTGCTACAGCTGAAGGCTGGCAATTATCCAACCCTCCCGTATTATCATTAGCGGCTATTCGAGGGGCACTTGATACCATAAAAATGGCAGGCGGGATCAGTGAGCTTCGCAAAAAATCAGTCAAGCTTACCCAATATATGACCGAATTAATAGCCAGTGAACTCGGCGATAAAATTCGTATTATCACCCCCAGTAATCAAGCTGAACGCGGTTGTCAGTTATCGTTAATGATTAATGTCAAAGGCCTTGACGGTAAAGCTATGTTTAACGCGTTAGAAGAAAATGGCGTAACCACAGATTGGCGTGAACCCAATGTTATTCGAGTGGCTCCCGTCCCTCTTTACAATCAATTCCAAGATATTTATCACTTTGTCCGACTTTTAAAGGAGTGTTTACAATGA
- a CDS encoding FAD-dependent oxidoreductase — MSVNVISKPANETNITVAGAGPIGALLAIILARKGYNINLFESRPDSRQHDIYQGKSINIALSDRGWLALEAVGIAEQVRKEALPMKKRVMHGVDGTITEQAYGKDDQAIWSVSRAGINEQLLNLAEKEANVALHFEKRLTHVDFTTGCSSFSFDVAQSKGHVEIDADYIFGADGAFSKVRRLAQETPRFSYSQSFMPQSYIELTIPANENETGDARFKMEKEALHIWPRKDFMLIALPNPDGSFTCTLFMNYESKHDGAHSFCNLTERSHIVKFFNDNFADAMPILADPIDDFMSKKASPLFLVKVDPWVINNKVALIGDAAHAMVPYYGQGMNCGFEDCRELGEIIDQYKGQWCDIFPAYQKQRKINADAITELAQRNFVEMSELSGDSNFLLQKKIEAKFHQLHPELWVPLYSMVTFCPHLPYSQALAIGDQQKLIMAEIMQIPDIESCWQDDFVYEKLLQLVQKQTKNKDNLDV; from the coding sequence ATGAGCGTAAATGTTATATCTAAACCTGCCAATGAAACTAACATCACAGTAGCTGGAGCTGGTCCTATTGGCGCATTGCTTGCAATAATACTCGCTCGAAAAGGCTATAATATTAATTTATTTGAATCTCGCCCAGATTCTCGCCAGCATGATATATACCAAGGAAAATCGATTAACATTGCCCTCTCAGACCGTGGTTGGTTAGCACTTGAAGCGGTTGGTATTGCTGAACAAGTCCGTAAAGAAGCGCTCCCTATGAAAAAACGTGTCATGCATGGGGTTGATGGAACAATAACAGAGCAAGCTTATGGAAAAGACGACCAAGCTATTTGGTCGGTATCACGCGCGGGCATTAATGAACAATTACTTAATTTGGCAGAAAAAGAAGCAAACGTAGCGTTGCACTTTGAAAAAAGACTTACCCATGTTGACTTTACTACGGGTTGTTCATCTTTCAGCTTTGATGTGGCACAAAGTAAAGGTCATGTCGAAATTGACGCCGATTATATTTTTGGCGCCGACGGTGCTTTTTCAAAAGTGCGCCGTCTTGCCCAAGAAACGCCACGCTTTAGCTATAGCCAATCTTTCATGCCTCAGTCTTATATCGAATTAACGATCCCAGCAAACGAAAACGAAACAGGCGATGCGCGTTTTAAAATGGAAAAAGAAGCCCTGCATATTTGGCCAAGAAAAGATTTTATGCTGATCGCTCTGCCCAACCCTGATGGTTCGTTCACTTGTACATTGTTTATGAATTATGAAAGTAAACATGACGGAGCGCATTCATTTTGCAACTTAACAGAAAGAAGTCATATAGTTAAGTTTTTCAACGATAATTTTGCCGATGCAATGCCCATACTAGCAGACCCCATCGACGACTTTATGTCCAAGAAAGCTAGCCCACTATTTTTAGTTAAAGTGGACCCTTGGGTGATCAATAACAAAGTCGCATTAATTGGTGATGCTGCTCATGCAATGGTGCCTTATTACGGTCAAGGCATGAACTGTGGCTTTGAAGATTGCCGAGAGCTTGGTGAAATTATTGATCAATATAAAGGTCAATGGTGTGATATTTTTCCTGCTTATCAAAAACAGCGAAAAATAAATGCTGATGCTATTACTGAATTAGCTCAGCGCAATTTTGTTGAAATGAGTGAGCTCTCTGGTGACAGTAATTTTCTTTTGCAGAAAAAAATTGAAGCTAAATTTCATCAACTTCATCCTGAACTTTGGGTGCCACTTTATTCTATGGTGACCTTTTGCCCACACTTGCCTTATTCGCAAGCATTAGCAATCGGTGATCAGCAAAAATTAATTATGGCTGAAATAATGCAAATTCCTGACATAGAAAGCTGTTGGCAAGACGATTTTGTTTACGAAAAACTGCTACAACTCGTTCAAAAACAAACTAAAAATAAGGATAATCTTGATGTCTAA